A stretch of Imperialibacter roseus DNA encodes these proteins:
- a CDS encoding replication-associated recombination protein A — translation MFQNTFPLAERMRPTTLDQLIGQEHLVGEKGILRKVILSGQIPSMIFWGPPGVGKTTMANIIANTLKVPFETLSAVSAGVKDVREVIQKARPGIRTVLFIDEIHRFNKSQQDALLGAVEKGKITLIGATTENPSFEINSALLSRCQVYTLKALEVKDLENLLANAMKADEKLKDRKIKLKEKAALFRLSGGDARKLLNLFELVTDQYPDDPLEITDEMVTSTAQQRISIYDKSGEQHYDIISAFIKSIRGSDPNAAVYYLARMIEGGEDVKFIARRMLILASEDIGNANPNALLLATSTFQAVTMIGYPESRIILSQCATYLACSAKSNASYEAINSAISLVNQTGDLSVPLAIRNAPTKLMKDLNYGKDYQYAHSHKGNFAEMEFLPEEIKGTKLYDPGKNAREEEMRKQLRALWKEKYGY, via the coding sequence ATGTTCCAAAACACTTTTCCCCTCGCCGAACGCATGCGCCCCACCACCCTCGATCAGCTGATCGGGCAGGAGCACCTGGTGGGAGAGAAGGGGATTTTGAGGAAGGTGATCCTTTCCGGGCAAATTCCCTCGATGATCTTTTGGGGACCTCCTGGCGTGGGCAAAACCACTATGGCCAATATCATTGCCAATACTCTGAAGGTGCCTTTTGAAACACTCAGTGCCGTCAGCGCCGGAGTGAAAGATGTGAGGGAGGTCATTCAGAAAGCCAGACCCGGCATCCGCACCGTATTGTTCATTGACGAGATTCATCGTTTCAATAAATCGCAGCAGGATGCGCTATTGGGGGCGGTCGAAAAAGGAAAAATCACACTCATTGGTGCCACAACCGAAAATCCCAGCTTTGAAATCAACTCGGCCCTGCTTAGTCGCTGCCAGGTGTATACCCTGAAGGCTCTTGAGGTAAAAGACCTTGAGAACCTGCTGGCCAATGCCATGAAGGCGGACGAAAAATTGAAGGACAGGAAGATCAAGCTGAAGGAGAAGGCGGCTTTGTTCCGACTATCGGGCGGTGATGCCAGGAAACTTCTGAATTTGTTTGAACTGGTCACTGACCAGTATCCTGACGACCCTTTGGAGATTACCGACGAGATGGTGACCAGCACAGCCCAGCAGCGGATCAGCATTTACGATAAGTCAGGAGAGCAACACTACGATATTATTTCTGCCTTCATCAAGTCCATCAGGGGTAGCGATCCAAATGCCGCCGTATATTACCTGGCCCGCATGATTGAAGGAGGTGAGGATGTGAAGTTCATTGCCCGGCGCATGCTCATTCTGGCGTCAGAGGACATTGGCAATGCCAATCCAAATGCCTTGTTACTGGCTACTTCCACCTTTCAGGCAGTGACCATGATCGGTTACCCGGAATCTCGCATCATCCTTTCTCAATGCGCCACCTATCTGGCCTGCTCCGCAAAAAGCAACGCCAGCTACGAGGCTATCAACAGCGCCATTTCCCTCGTGAATCAAACGGGAGACCTTTCGGTTCCTCTCGCCATTCGCAATGCGCCTACGAAACTGATGAAAGATCTCAACTACGGCAAGGATTACCAATACGCCCATAGCCATAAGGGTAACTTTGCTGAAATGGAGTTTTTGCCCGAGGAGATAAAAGGCACGAAACTATACGACCCCGGGAAGAACGCCCGTGAGGAAGAAATGAGAAAGCAGCTACGGGCTCTGTGGAAAGAGAAGTATGGGTATTGA
- a CDS encoding RNA polymerase sigma factor, with the protein MELLDRFSDEALWQGFVTEKDRKVLAVLYDRYLALVYGVCLKYMGDKEEAKDATMEVFEKLYETSPSQKIEKFRSWLFVVAKNHCLMKLRSKKGIQEKSAHLFMESTEVVHPLDEEETDLTPQLQQCLEQLKTEQKGCVEMFYFNKKTYEEIALKKSIDVKQVKSHIQNGKRNLKLCIESKR; encoded by the coding sequence TTGGAATTACTCGATAGATTTTCTGATGAGGCCCTGTGGCAGGGATTCGTGACTGAAAAAGACAGGAAGGTGCTGGCAGTACTGTACGACCGCTACCTCGCTCTTGTGTATGGGGTTTGCCTCAAGTACATGGGCGACAAAGAGGAGGCCAAAGATGCTACCATGGAGGTTTTTGAGAAACTCTACGAAACCAGCCCCTCCCAAAAAATAGAAAAATTCAGAAGCTGGCTTTTTGTCGTCGCTAAAAATCATTGTCTGATGAAGCTTCGTTCGAAAAAGGGAATTCAGGAAAAAAGTGCACACTTATTTATGGAATCAACCGAAGTTGTGCATCCATTAGACGAAGAAGAAACTGATCTCACACCGCAACTACAGCAATGCCTTGAGCAACTGAAGACGGAACAGAAAGGATGTGTGGAGATGTTCTATTTCAACAAAAAGACCTATGAAGAGATCGCATTGAAGAAAAGTATAGATGTGAAACAAGTGAAAAGCCATATTCAAAACGGAAAAAGGAACTTGAAGCTCTGTATTGAGAGTAAAAGATGA
- a CDS encoding GNAT family N-acetyltransferase produces MKTEIAEMVPANWPEVERIYLEGIETGLATFETQSPGWENWDAGHLHACRLVAKVDKKVVGWAALSAVSKRQVYKGVAEVSIYIKNDFRGKGLGKALFQELIIAAESEGFWTLQSSVFRENVATIALHKSMGFREIGYREKIAQLHGIWRDTVLLERRSKTAV; encoded by the coding sequence ATGAAAACTGAGATAGCTGAAATGGTGCCCGCCAACTGGCCAGAGGTAGAACGCATCTACCTGGAGGGCATTGAAACGGGGCTGGCGACGTTTGAAACTCAAAGTCCCGGCTGGGAAAATTGGGATGCCGGACACCTTCATGCATGTCGGTTGGTTGCCAAAGTAGATAAGAAGGTCGTTGGCTGGGCGGCACTAAGTGCGGTCTCGAAACGACAGGTTTATAAAGGAGTGGCTGAGGTGAGTATTTACATCAAAAATGATTTCAGGGGAAAAGGTCTCGGGAAAGCGCTCTTTCAGGAATTGATCATTGCGGCGGAGTCGGAAGGCTTCTGGACTTTGCAGTCTTCGGTTTTCAGAGAGAACGTGGCGACAATAGCCCTTCACAAAAGCATGGGCTTCCGGGAAATTGGCTACAGGGAAAAGATTGCGCAGCTACATGGAATATGGAGAGACACTGTGCTGTTAGAAAGGAGGAGTAAGACGGCGGTATAA
- a CDS encoding DMT family transporter → MKANPWWVHPALLITGLLYGANYSVAKSVMPEPVSPFAFILVRVFVATVLFWLIQPLFTNEKVESRKDFIRLIACGLFGAAINMLMFFKGLSMTSPVNGALIMTLTPVAVVTMSYFLLKERITRRKALGLAFGLCGAVFLVGLHEFSFSNSFLLGDLLVIGNAVSYAIYLVLVKRLMAQYHPLTVVKWTFLFGLLFVTPFSIHEAVNIPFGDLSCAQWISISYVLIGTTVIAYIANVSALKYVNSSVVGYYIFLQPLFATLIEVVSGRELPTIGKLISAGLIFLGVYLVSVKRGN, encoded by the coding sequence ATGAAAGCAAACCCCTGGTGGGTTCATCCTGCACTTTTGATTACTGGCTTACTCTACGGCGCCAACTACAGCGTTGCCAAATCGGTGATGCCGGAGCCGGTATCTCCGTTTGCGTTTATTCTTGTGCGGGTGTTTGTTGCAACAGTACTTTTTTGGCTCATTCAGCCACTATTTACCAACGAAAAGGTCGAGAGCCGCAAAGATTTTATCCGGCTGATTGCCTGCGGTCTTTTTGGCGCTGCCATCAACATGCTCATGTTCTTCAAAGGCCTCAGCATGACTTCTCCCGTCAACGGCGCTTTGATCATGACCCTTACTCCAGTGGCGGTAGTCACAATGTCGTATTTTCTGTTGAAAGAAAGGATTACTAGAAGAAAAGCGCTCGGACTTGCTTTTGGCTTATGTGGAGCGGTTTTTCTTGTCGGTCTGCATGAATTCTCCTTCAGCAACAGCTTTCTTTTGGGAGACCTTCTTGTGATCGGCAACGCTGTTTCCTATGCTATTTACCTTGTTTTGGTCAAGCGACTGATGGCTCAATACCACCCGCTGACTGTTGTTAAATGGACATTTCTTTTTGGATTGCTTTTCGTTACTCCGTTTTCAATTCACGAGGCTGTTAACATTCCATTTGGGGACTTGTCCTGCGCCCAGTGGATTAGCATAAGCTACGTGCTCATTGGAACAACCGTTATTGCCTACATTGCCAATGTATCGGCCTTGAAATACGTGAACTCGTCAGTAGTTGGCTATTACATCTTTCTTCAACCTCTTTTCGCCACGCTTATTGAAGTGGTATCGGGGCGGGAGCTTCCCACCATTGGCAAGCTCATTTCCGCAGGTCTTATTTTTCTTGGGGTATACCTGGTGAGTGTAAAAAGGGGTAACTAA
- a CDS encoding alanine/glycine:cation symporter family protein, which produces MMQQINDFLVLIDSFIGSADWFVYFLLGTGLFFTIYLKFPQIRFFRHALRVVSGKYDKSDLPGDTSHFQALSTALSGTVGTGNIAGVALAIHLGGPAALFWMLMTAALGMTTKFVEVTLSHKYRETVADGSQAGGPMYYMKNANFMLFGKKVSLGWVATLFAIATVLSSFGTGSLPQINSISNSVFATFGIEHWITGLVLSIFLGMVIIGGIKRIAAVTSKLVPAMAIIYFIGAFAVIFYNAGNIIPSFVSIFADVFTGSAATGGFLGATLAYAFNRGVNRGLFSNEAGQGSAPIAHASAKANEPLSEGMVAILEPFIDTIIICTVTGLVLLSSGVWNEKHQNVFQQTDMFVLNAVYDENNLQDQEKLFGHLTNKSAVALYNGDLNVQDGSVTNNLSIIHARSIAEDVKISKAGSPFTGSVKVQNGNLVDPSGDLLVEGKSLVHSAPLTTIAFTRSFFGDAGQYIVAIGLLLFAFSTAISWSYYGDRAMTFLLGPKSVMPYHIIYTIAFFFASFTDTTIIWTLSGITIALMTIPNLIGILWLRKEMPQIIKEYGEFFDKNFPGMKHPKFK; this is translated from the coding sequence ATGATGCAGCAAATCAACGATTTTCTGGTTCTTATCGACAGCTTTATCGGCAGTGCCGACTGGTTTGTTTACTTCCTGCTTGGAACCGGGCTTTTCTTTACCATTTACCTGAAGTTTCCTCAGATACGTTTCTTTCGCCACGCACTGCGGGTGGTGTCAGGTAAATACGACAAATCTGACCTGCCCGGCGATACTTCCCATTTTCAAGCGCTTTCAACGGCACTTTCGGGTACTGTAGGCACAGGAAACATTGCTGGTGTGGCCCTGGCTATCCACCTTGGAGGCCCCGCTGCCCTGTTCTGGATGTTGATGACTGCTGCCCTGGGCATGACCACCAAATTTGTGGAGGTAACACTTTCTCACAAATACCGGGAAACTGTTGCCGATGGCTCACAAGCAGGCGGCCCCATGTATTATATGAAGAATGCCAATTTCATGCTGTTTGGCAAAAAAGTAAGCCTGGGTTGGGTGGCAACCCTTTTCGCAATAGCCACTGTGCTTTCCTCATTTGGTACAGGCAGCTTGCCTCAAATCAACAGTATTTCCAATTCGGTGTTTGCCACTTTTGGCATTGAGCATTGGATCACCGGCCTTGTGCTTTCTATTTTTCTTGGCATGGTGATCATTGGAGGCATCAAAAGAATTGCTGCGGTTACTTCTAAGCTGGTTCCAGCCATGGCAATCATCTACTTCATTGGGGCCTTTGCTGTTATTTTCTATAACGCTGGCAATATCATCCCTTCATTCGTATCGATTTTCGCTGATGTGTTTACTGGCTCGGCTGCCACAGGTGGCTTTTTGGGAGCTACGTTGGCTTATGCCTTCAATAGAGGTGTCAACAGAGGACTGTTTTCTAATGAGGCTGGTCAGGGCTCTGCGCCTATTGCTCACGCTTCAGCCAAAGCCAACGAGCCTCTTTCAGAAGGGATGGTGGCCATTCTTGAGCCTTTTATTGATACAATAATCATCTGTACGGTTACTGGCCTTGTGCTACTCTCAAGTGGTGTTTGGAATGAAAAGCATCAGAATGTTTTTCAACAAACGGACATGTTTGTGCTTAACGCCGTTTACGACGAAAATAATCTGCAGGATCAGGAAAAGCTTTTCGGACACCTTACTAACAAAAGCGCTGTTGCCTTATACAACGGTGACCTGAATGTGCAGGATGGCTCGGTGACCAACAACCTGTCAATCATTCACGCACGCTCCATAGCCGAAGATGTAAAGATTTCAAAAGCAGGCAGCCCCTTCACCGGATCTGTCAAAGTGCAAAACGGTAACCTTGTTGACCCTTCAGGCGACCTTTTGGTTGAAGGAAAATCACTCGTGCACAGTGCTCCACTTACTACAATCGCCTTTACCAGGAGTTTCTTTGGAGATGCGGGACAGTACATTGTCGCTATTGGGCTTCTGCTTTTTGCCTTTAGCACGGCTATTTCCTGGTCGTATTATGGCGACAGAGCCATGACCTTCTTGCTCGGGCCAAAGTCAGTAATGCCCTATCATATTATTTACACCATTGCATTTTTCTTTGCTTCTTTTACCGATACCACCATCATTTGGACGCTGTCAGGCATCACCATTGCGCTGATGACCATCCCCAACCTGATAGGCATTTTGTGGTTGCGAAAAGAGATGCCTCAGATTATTAAGGAATATGGTGAGTTCTTCGACAAGAACTTTCCTGGCATGAAGCATCCTAAATTCAAGTAA
- a CDS encoding carbohydrate binding family 9 domain-containing protein has product MKTNFTISIILGILMLFQNAKAQDIFSPSEKRLSIRATSINDKMAIDGVLEEEAWSRADSLSDFIQIEPNQGRASENKTTVKLLFDKEFLYIGVNCFDKLGRGGIRVPDLKRDFDWRAHDTFAVCIDGFSDNRNSMSFVTNPYGAQKDYLSFDAVLFDSDWNGLWKVRTSITEEGWFAEFQIPWKSIRYAKGSGETQSWGINFLRLRRASNEISAWSPYPRSFSFNRMEYSGELIEIQPPTPSTNIQVNPYSLVSANRQMANNKFSDFDARYKLGGDVKWAINSNAIVDLTVNTDFAQADADVQVNNVSRFSVLFPEKRQFFLENASLFGPGLMADGNTSGKMQILPFFSRRIGLAQEGRPMPVDGGVRLVNRSLKQNFGLMAVRQRSYDTLPSANFAVGRYSKNLGKQNRLGAIATMKSTTGSHTNLTGGFDGFLRLGNSNSLNFMALQSINDNGTGKGFGGYSQYYYTSNSITAWWTESIVTKDFTTEMGFLSRTDIIGTNPGAVANLRGKYIPFKRFIRSLQPGVSTGWYHQASSKILLERELKLTPFWLEMQHGGFFGFDWSSQHQNLITSFIPLGVSIDPGQYDFQRYSFTAGSDPSRKVSYSLKYEFGEYYDGKLKTSDAALSIIPIPHISLKASISRNQFESVGINSDSRDVILYTLQGRLALNPRIQLVGLYQKTSQNGLDSYNARFAWEYRPLSYIYLVLNSRETLGDDYVSQTEQQGIFKVSYLKQF; this is encoded by the coding sequence ATGAAAACCAATTTTACAATTTCCATCATCCTTGGCATTTTAATGCTGTTCCAAAATGCAAAAGCCCAGGACATTTTCTCCCCATCCGAAAAAAGGCTGTCAATAAGAGCAACGAGTATCAATGACAAAATGGCCATCGATGGGGTGCTGGAGGAAGAAGCCTGGTCACGAGCCGATTCTCTCAGTGATTTCATTCAGATTGAGCCCAATCAGGGAAGAGCTTCTGAAAACAAAACCACAGTCAAACTACTTTTCGACAAAGAATTTCTTTACATAGGGGTGAATTGCTTTGACAAGCTTGGGAGGGGAGGCATTCGGGTTCCCGATCTGAAGAGAGACTTCGACTGGCGAGCTCACGATACTTTTGCGGTTTGCATAGATGGTTTTAGCGACAACCGAAACAGTATGTCCTTTGTGACAAACCCTTACGGCGCACAAAAAGACTACCTTTCTTTCGATGCCGTACTTTTCGACAGTGATTGGAACGGGTTATGGAAGGTCCGCACCTCTATCACAGAAGAAGGGTGGTTTGCTGAGTTTCAAATTCCGTGGAAAAGTATTCGATATGCCAAAGGATCAGGAGAGACGCAATCCTGGGGAATCAATTTCCTGAGATTGAGAAGGGCTAGCAACGAAATTTCCGCCTGGTCGCCCTATCCCCGCTCCTTCAGCTTCAACAGAATGGAATACTCTGGAGAACTAATCGAGATTCAGCCACCAACACCTTCCACAAACATTCAGGTAAATCCATATTCACTGGTTTCAGCCAACAGGCAGATGGCGAATAACAAATTCAGCGATTTTGACGCCAGATACAAATTAGGAGGGGATGTGAAGTGGGCCATTAATTCAAATGCAATCGTCGACTTGACTGTCAATACAGACTTTGCCCAAGCTGACGCCGACGTGCAAGTAAACAATGTCAGTCGATTTTCGGTACTGTTCCCTGAGAAGAGACAGTTTTTTCTCGAAAACGCTTCTCTTTTTGGACCCGGGCTGATGGCTGATGGAAACACGAGCGGCAAAATGCAGATACTACCTTTTTTTAGCCGCAGAATTGGCCTGGCTCAAGAAGGACGCCCGATGCCCGTAGATGGCGGTGTAAGGCTGGTAAATAGGTCACTTAAACAAAATTTTGGCCTTATGGCCGTCCGGCAACGCTCCTATGATACACTTCCATCTGCCAATTTTGCAGTTGGCAGATACTCAAAGAACTTAGGAAAGCAAAATCGATTGGGGGCTATTGCCACAATGAAATCTACCACCGGAAGTCACACCAACCTCACCGGCGGGTTTGATGGGTTCCTGAGGCTTGGAAATTCAAATTCTTTGAACTTTATGGCATTGCAATCAATCAATGACAATGGGACCGGCAAAGGGTTTGGTGGGTACTCTCAATACTACTACACCAGCAATAGCATTACCGCCTGGTGGACTGAGTCTATTGTCACGAAGGATTTTACAACAGAGATGGGGTTTCTTTCGAGAACCGATATCATTGGCACCAACCCTGGAGCAGTTGCCAACTTAAGAGGGAAATATATCCCCTTCAAAAGATTTATTCGTTCGTTGCAACCCGGAGTCAGCACAGGGTGGTATCACCAGGCATCATCAAAAATTCTCCTCGAAAGAGAACTAAAGCTTACCCCTTTTTGGCTTGAAATGCAGCATGGCGGGTTCTTCGGCTTCGACTGGAGTAGCCAGCATCAAAACCTAATTACAAGTTTTATTCCCCTGGGTGTGTCGATTGACCCCGGCCAATATGATTTTCAGAGATATTCATTTACTGCGGGTAGTGATCCCTCAAGAAAAGTTTCTTACAGCCTGAAGTATGAGTTTGGTGAATACTACGATGGAAAACTAAAAACCTCTGATGCGGCACTGTCGATTATACCCATTCCTCACATATCGCTCAAGGCAAGTATAAGCAGAAATCAGTTTGAGTCGGTTGGCATAAATTCAGATTCGAGAGATGTGATACTCTATACACTACAGGGAAGGCTGGCTTTAAACCCCAGAATTCAATTGGTAGGTCTATATCAAAAAACCTCGCAAAATGGACTCGATTCATATAACGCCAGATTTGCCTGGGAGTACCGTCCGTTGTCGTATATCTATCTTGTTTTGAACAGTAGAGAAACACTTGGAGACGATTATGTTAGTCAGACCGAGCAACAAGGCATTTTCAAGGTGAGCTACCTGAAACAGTTCTGA
- a CDS encoding DUF6428 family protein codes for MRTQELLSLLRSEKGRHLEFEYAPGKFLPATFHITEVKNQKITSVDCGGRKLAFNQTVVQLYVNDLETLRKPWTTDKALSILDLVDTKDAMDKEAEVFFEWGHGALRTSVYSVELIENDEDTLRIKLFAQQPVCKPSLELALSAASCCN; via the coding sequence ATGAGAACACAAGAACTACTATCATTGCTTAGGTCAGAAAAAGGAAGGCACCTCGAATTTGAGTACGCACCAGGAAAATTCCTTCCAGCCACTTTTCACATCACAGAGGTAAAGAACCAAAAGATTACATCGGTAGATTGTGGAGGCAGAAAACTGGCATTCAATCAGACGGTTGTGCAACTCTACGTAAATGACCTGGAGACCCTGAGAAAGCCCTGGACAACCGACAAGGCACTTTCCATATTAGACTTGGTTGACACGAAAGATGCAATGGACAAAGAAGCAGAAGTATTCTTTGAATGGGGCCACGGAGCGCTTAGAACGTCGGTTTACAGCGTGGAACTAATAGAAAACGATGAGGACACGCTGCGCATCAAGTTATTTGCTCAGCAACCGGTTTGCAAACCAAGTCTCGAACTTGCTTTGTCAGCGGCATCGTGCTGTAATTGA
- a CDS encoding threonine aldolase family protein, producing MTVDFRSDTVTKPTPGMLEAMMTAEVGDDVFNEDPTIKKLEAKIAVMFGKEAAIYCPSGTMTNQIALRIHTQPQDEVICDKRSHIYLYEGGGIASNSHISARLVDGDRGRLSPEHILENINNPDDIHLPLTTLVSLENTMNKGGGAYYTLAQIKAVSDAARSNSLKMHLDGARIFNALVETGDRPEDVGELFDTVSACFSKGLGAPVGSALVGSHEHIKKAKRVRKVFGGGMRQAGFLAAACIYALDNHVERLKIDHQKAKALGGLIETIPYVTGLLPVDTNIVIFELDKKVLATDMVAKLKEAGILAVPFGKHEVRLVTHLDIKDDMIDYFGQAVGKLKSAF from the coding sequence ATGACAGTAGATTTCAGAAGTGATACCGTGACGAAGCCCACACCTGGCATGCTTGAAGCCATGATGACGGCCGAGGTTGGCGACGATGTTTTTAACGAAGACCCTACTATAAAGAAGCTGGAGGCTAAAATAGCCGTCATGTTCGGAAAAGAGGCCGCTATTTATTGCCCCTCAGGCACAATGACCAACCAAATTGCCCTGCGGATTCACACCCAACCGCAAGACGAGGTCATTTGCGACAAACGCTCTCATATTTATTTGTATGAGGGAGGAGGTATCGCCAGCAACTCGCATATTTCAGCAAGACTGGTTGACGGCGACCGGGGTCGGCTTTCGCCAGAGCATATATTGGAAAACATCAACAACCCGGATGATATCCACCTGCCACTCACCACGCTGGTGTCTCTGGAAAACACTATGAACAAAGGGGGAGGTGCTTATTACACGCTGGCCCAGATCAAAGCCGTGAGTGACGCCGCCCGCTCGAACAGCTTGAAAATGCATCTTGACGGTGCTCGTATTTTCAATGCATTAGTAGAAACGGGCGATCGGCCAGAGGATGTTGGCGAGCTGTTCGATACCGTGTCCGCCTGCTTTTCCAAAGGACTTGGAGCCCCGGTTGGCTCGGCTTTGGTGGGTAGCCATGAGCACATCAAAAAGGCAAAACGGGTTCGCAAGGTTTTTGGTGGCGGTATGCGTCAGGCAGGGTTTCTGGCAGCTGCCTGCATCTATGCGCTCGACAACCATGTAGAAAGACTGAAGATTGATCACCAGAAAGCCAAAGCGCTTGGAGGGTTGATAGAAACGATTCCTTATGTTACCGGACTACTACCTGTGGATACCAATATTGTCATCTTTGAACTGGACAAAAAGGTGCTGGCAACTGACATGGTAGCCAAACTGAAAGAGGCAGGCATTTTGGCTGTGCCATTTGGAAAGCATGAGGTAAGGTTGGTGACGCACCTGGACATCAAGGATGACATGATCGACTATTTTGGCCAGGCTGTGGGGAAACTGAAAAGTGCGTTTTAG
- a CDS encoding vWA domain-containing protein — protein sequence MGAAYSTAYHVEPAPVVHNTEGYATIHENVFHQPLNEPLSTFSIDVDAASYSNMRRFLSQGQKPPVDAVRIEEMINYFDYDYPQPEGNDPFSINTELSSAPWNPKHYLVHIGLQGKVIPTDNLPPSNLVFQIDVSGSMSDPNKLPLLKSSFKLLTEQLRPVDKVAIVVYAGAAGLVLPPTSGSDKQTIMEAFDKLQAGGSTAGGAGIHLAYKTALENLVEGGNNRVILATDGDFNVGESSDASMERLIEQKRNDGIFLTVLGFGMGNYKDSKMEILADKGNGNYAYIDNILEAKKVLVNEFGGTLFTIAKDVKIQVEFNPAKVQAYRLIGYENRLLNKEDFNDDKKDAGELGSGHTVTALYEIIPVGVNSSFLPVDPLKYQQNTVVPDAAKTNELMTVKLRYKQPDGDTSKLLVNTIMDEPTAKTSENYRWSAAVAGFGMMLRNSEFKGDITYDQVVSLANGAKGQDKNGYRIEFINLVKSAMLLN from the coding sequence ATGGGAGCGGCTTACAGCACAGCTTATCATGTGGAGCCTGCACCTGTGGTTCACAACACAGAAGGCTATGCTACCATTCACGAGAACGTTTTCCATCAACCGCTGAACGAACCGCTTTCTACTTTTTCTATCGATGTCGACGCAGCTTCTTACTCCAACATGCGCAGGTTCCTGAGCCAGGGCCAAAAACCTCCGGTCGACGCCGTCCGCATCGAAGAAATGATCAACTACTTTGACTATGACTACCCACAGCCTGAAGGCAATGATCCTTTTTCCATCAACACCGAATTGTCTTCTGCTCCCTGGAATCCAAAGCACTATCTGGTGCACATCGGCTTGCAAGGCAAAGTCATCCCAACCGACAATCTACCTCCCAGCAACCTGGTGTTTCAGATCGATGTGTCAGGTTCTATGAGTGATCCCAACAAGCTGCCCTTGCTGAAGTCGTCTTTTAAGCTGTTGACTGAGCAACTACGTCCGGTTGACAAGGTAGCCATCGTGGTGTATGCTGGTGCGGCCGGTCTTGTGCTACCCCCCACGAGTGGCAGCGACAAGCAAACCATCATGGAAGCATTTGACAAGTTACAGGCCGGCGGGTCTACCGCAGGTGGCGCTGGAATACATCTGGCTTACAAAACGGCCCTCGAAAACCTGGTAGAAGGTGGAAACAATCGGGTGATTCTGGCCACGGATGGCGACTTTAATGTAGGCGAGTCGAGCGATGCCAGCATGGAAAGGCTGATTGAGCAAAAAAGAAATGATGGCATCTTCCTTACCGTTCTTGGCTTCGGCATGGGTAATTACAAAGATTCCAAAATGGAAATACTGGCCGACAAGGGAAATGGCAATTATGCCTATATCGATAATATTCTGGAGGCCAAAAAAGTGCTTGTTAATGAATTTGGAGGCACCCTGTTCACCATTGCGAAAGACGTGAAAATACAGGTGGAGTTCAATCCAGCCAAAGTGCAGGCCTATCGCCTGATTGGTTATGAGAACAGGCTTTTGAACAAAGAAGACTTCAATGACGACAAGAAGGATGCCGGGGAACTTGGCTCAGGCCATACAGTAACGGCGCTGTACGAAATCATACCGGTGGGAGTCAACAGTAGCTTTCTGCCTGTTGATCCGTTGAAGTACCAGCAGAATACCGTCGTACCTGACGCTGCTAAAACAAATGAGTTGATGACTGTGAAGCTACGTTACAAGCAGCCTGATGGCGACACCAGCAAGCTTTTGGTCAACACGATCATGGACGAGCCAACAGCCAAAACCTCGGAGAATTACAGATGGTCAGCTGCTGTTGCTGGTTTTGGCATGATGCTAAGAAACTCCGAGTTCAAAGGTGATATTACATACGACCAGGTAGTGTCGCTGGCTAATGGAGCCAAAGGCCAGGATAAAAACGGTTACCGCATAGAATTCATTAACCTGGTGAAGTCGGCGATGTTGCTGAACTAA